In Pieris brassicae chromosome 8, ilPieBrab1.1, whole genome shotgun sequence, the DNA window tataatgatattGTAAAGGAATTTGCCAATGTTCTGTCGTATTTCCTGTGACCATGGATTCTCTTCTATATCCTGAAAAATATTCACAAGGCATGTCTTATAAATGATGTTTTTCGAAAGCACCTAAGTATACGAGTTCATGACTAAACATTACCCCCAATAGGGCTTAAAAGACAACGTAAAATAATAACCGTTTCACTGGGAATTGAACCTAGGATCAGAGACAGCCCTTGCATTGTCTTGCAGTCTTATTTTTAGTTGCGAATTCAGGAAGGTTGCGACATCagcatcatatatatatttatagaacagggggttcgactgatgttaagtgataccgacgcccattgacactcaatgccagagaactcgcgaatgcgttgccggcctttaaataatatatgtcggagaatgaatatttaaaaattcccgccactctgaagttagtcgTAGAATGCAGTGATGTAAAGAAagactgtcaacgttgacaattgacaatgcctagtctgtgtgatctaccaaatgtcagtggcgcgactgTTTCGTGGTAGTAAGTGAATTATTAAGTCACTTGAGTTTCGAacgtcgcctgcgccggacgtgcgcactgactgtgtttaaatattaagttataacgtcggacgacggtagtaacaccaattttgcaattattaatcgcgttgaatctgcgacatatatatatatttgaagtaTAGCAATTTTGATATTGATATTCGGATATTGTGGAATACAAAAATGAAGGGAAAGACGTCGCTATtggaaatttacaaaaacgaCGTAGGAGTAGAAAGGACGCTTCTCTGACTCTGCAGGTCACGTGAGTTGGGGAAATCGGATATTGTTTGATCATTgaactatttttaaacaaactgaaattgtaataacaaaaacttattttaccAATACCAAATGTATATGCATCTTTAtttcttgtatatttataaataactagctgcccccgcgaacttcgtttctccttaatgtggttctagttagccttaatatcgtgacacaaaacaataatttcactgtatgatcgtcactataatttgaatttgatttaaacttcggtctaagtaacacgtggttggctatcctaacaccaaaaatttaaaaagtagaaataattgaatttcacggtatttcgtttactacaaaataaatttaatttatactttagcctcaatgacacgtggtaatcatgatattgaattgtagcttatatgacacgtttgtcggtttaccatagcagtgccatctattgattacttactcaatccagtcgaaaagtatcgacatctgttagaatcttttggagtttacTGATAATTGTGAccgtcaattaattatagacaaataatttgcaataaaataaaattgcgactataattaaaggtctaagctatcctatctcttaagttggaccagactgctcacggtgtgccagtttaatttaaaatcggttaagtagtttaggagtccatcgcgaacaaacatcgtgacaggagatttatctTACCAAACTAGCGCCCATGTTGTTCTGATGCACGATAAGTTGCCAAGCCTGACGCCCATTGTAAGCTCGTCCCGTGTCATCCAAAGGAAATCTTTCTAAATACCACTTACAGTATTTCTTGTAGACTTTTTCGGTTTTCTCAAGAACTCCattctttttatattgatcTATTTGATAtctgaaattgtatttttaaaatatcaatcgGACAACCTTTGAGATCCTTCATTAGTGTAGCTAAATGGTACCAGCAAACAGGAGCTTTCCAAAAGTTGCGTGTCGGAACTAATTAAGTCTCGATGACTTAAAAGCTTGCACAGATCTTTATAAATTGCTGAATACATCAGCTGTCTAACAAAAAACCGCAACATCAACGTTTAGGAGACACATGTCACATACACAGGTGTGTTATAGTTGGAAAACCTTTTTGCTCCTTTGAGAATTAAATGTTCCTGCGGTTTCGCGCGTGGATAATattcagtgttggcctagtggcttcagcgtgcgactctcattcctgaggttgtaggttcgatccccggctgtgcaccaatggatttcttcgtatgtgcgcatttaacattagctcgaacggtgaagaaaaacatcgtaagtaaaccggcttgccttggaCCCAAGTCGACGATATGTGTGAgccacaggaggctgatcacctacttgcctattcgattaacaaatgatcatgaaacagatacagaatctgaggcccagacctaaaaaggttgtagcgccattgttttattttttatacataaacccgctgaaaagaaaatttccgccactctttttaatcgccaagtattgagtcatacaaattgtttgaactggagcaaatcaatcccaaggttcataatattcgtcaaatttataaaaggcttattgattaattaacgtttagcgagagttttgaatttattaagataattctctaagggagcgttcaagtattacgtcacgctattattattatattattggagattcttgccccccccccccatgaaacgtaccataaaactaaaacttaccattatgtggtgtaaagtactggcaagtgcaaaataatattatcaataacgcgtaaATTAATCCTCGCCCCGCATCATAACGAATTACAAGAGgaatccccccccccccaaattcgttacgtaatacttgaacgctccctaacttcgctttgttgtaaaatttgtcataaatattactgtattttttttgttttttaatgaagtcGTTATATTTCCAGATACACAGGTTAATTGAAAGTCTTACTTGTTGTACACCTGAGCTCCCAAGTCTCGCTGGAGCAACTTGAGTGTGGGACTGTACGTCTCACTTCCATCCACCAACTTCGTTATCTCACCCATTACTAGATCAACTATCTCGTCgacctgaaaataatattatattttgtaaatacataattacactttttattatgaaaatcgGGCAAATTTTCTTCATAAAGATATTAGGAATATACTCTCGACTACTATAAAGAATTGCAAATTCTAAATCTccaaaaatacaatatcaCTTTCAAAACTTTCTTCAGATTgacattatgtattattataaacttttaattatttaacataattttatttttttttccgacgtttcgcgtgctttactaACTAAACTAtaaccccaagacaaacaatccgcaaaaatagaggacaccgtgagtcatttctgcaaaaacccgtcatcttttagtcgataccaactccggggaaataaatacagataacacaactttctctgcagctgtgatacttttgacattcaacaccttttgtcttcagtcaccttGACCACgaacgctgtaaagcacgcgaaacgtagtaattacaagtttataataatacataacttcaatccgttgaaaaagtgttttctttaaatgtgtaaaagttattaaaaaacaatactttattcAGATTGTTTTATccaaataacatatttatttccaaaattaaAGCATCATCTAACCAAGATATGTTGCGATCAATTGACTAATtgcattattatgtttttaagtattatttattgaagttatacttcttttggtgcgtcgtaaatttttacgatgcgcgcgcacatcGTTACAAAAAACCTACAACCTGAAGTTATCTATAGTCAAGAGTtaagtttttttctattgttagagTCGCTTTtcctacaaacgtagaataaattttttgaaaaaatcttGTGACGCCAATGTACGTCTAACACGTGTACATAAGTAAACAcacgttttttatttacacatacGAATTACAATCAatacacaaaaatttattgcaaCCGGGCGGTATCAATCTGTTCCggcaaaaactaatttaaaaaaaccagtaaaaactaaaaggaTTGTAAAACAGTGCAAGAGTGcgatacttaataataataataacacaaataaattaaataaaatcaatgaaatCCTACAATTAATAAGGCAATTGATAACTTATAAACTCACTAAAACAGGAACAATTACACCAAATTATACATAGGTACTGAAAGTGACAGACGGAAGTGCTTAGATTATAAGCCTACACAGTGAAATAATTGCTAAAGTTTGTGtgctattaaataatatgtaacgacatatgtatgtgtatatatatatatatatatatatattatatagaacaaTAATACAATGTCACATCTagcaaaaaaacaaattcgaACAATGTTCTATTTTTGCTTAGTTGACTGATCGAGATTTTTATGTCTACCCACATTAAtgttgttgttttgttttgttattaccTACATCTGTGCGCTCTAATTATTCATCttagttttacatattatttacttgagatataaatttattcttaaaccgtaccaatacttcattatcaacttgggtctcaggccgtccacggggctcgTTCTGCAGGTCGTAATtcccagaacgaaaacgttgaaccaaaaacgaactgtgttttcttttgcaacatgaccgccatacacatcattcacccttcgagtcgtttccgcagcactagtgccacggcggaactcgtactcgtaaataatacGATACTTTAAggtttccattttgtaaaaaggattaacgcaaacagaaaaaaacaaatgaatgacggtcatcgaagcacaaatacatgaataaatagccgaacaaatttgaatttggaattccttaccaaagaggagaacatcgtgattaaagtggccagtacgaaatacgccaatttcatatgtaaggaacTAATATTAGTATGGCTTATATcagttgtaataattataataggtTGTTACCTCAAGCACTTTAAGATATGGGTACAACGTGATAGCCGAGTGCGAAGCGTTGCTTCGTGATTTGAGAGTTCCCAAATTTCGTAAAAACGCTTCCTTTATAACTTCCCGCCATACTTTTTCTGCGTCGTTCCATAATTCTCGctggaattaaaaatatgaagaaaattttaatcggttaatactaataataatattataacacaaatttatattaatacaaaacttacaatatgtatttctctaaataaaatttgagacaattttatccttttttaaatttattttcaccaTATTTAATAACTAGAATGTCTATCTAAATCAGTGTTTCCAAAAGTTGGGCCCAACCTTCAGGAGGTCGGACTGGCAATTATATTGTTAACTATTTGAAaactcattaaaattatttggaattttaaaatcagtttttccttatgttttgaaaatttactgtGATTCTTCAACAATTTCCTAGTAATTTGATactaaaatttcttaaatatacaatattttttttgatattaataattggaTGTCACATAttgcaaaaataattacagaaagGTTATGGGACATGGCAcaataaaaggtttttaaatcttaaaacaTCACACAccaatataacaaattacaattaaatacattatataatacttacatATACCCGGACACTGGCAGATTCCTCATCTTTTATAGCAATATTCTCAACATCAATTTCTCCATTCATCTCCATTGCTATTTGTTCTGCACCTTTAGCCTTTAAATCTTCAAAGGATAATAAATCTTCTGCTGGTGATCTAAATAGCCCTTTTCGTTCATCTATATTAtccatttttagtttatttagtaAGGGACAATCATAATCCAAAGGGGGCGGTGTATATTTGGGTTCAAAATGTGGTTCAATACGTCGAACAGCTTGTAGAACCGTTTCACGTTGGTCAAATAGGAACTTAGATTTGTCGAGTAGGTCATTTAATTGTATACCCTGGagaagaatataaaattttgtgattAACTGATATAACGAGTGCATTGTTTTTGGTCCCTAAAACCAGTTTGACAACATTTTGACACATGCatgattgaagctatgttttattataaacttataattattttacaaaaaaaaaacaacgtttcgcgtgctctacagcgtggtcacggtgactgaagacaaaaggtgttgaatgtcaaaagtatcacagctgtagagaaagttgtgttatctgtatttatttccccggagttggtatcgactaaaagatgacgggttttgcagaaatgactcccGGTATCCTCTATTTTCTAGGATCTTGGGGTTTTGCATTTGCACATGCCATTGATTTTTGGGCCGAAGGAAGGTTTCCTcgttgttttcctttaccttGTAAGCCTACTGTCTTCTGAGTGCGACAATTATCACCAAGGTTCTAGGTTCGATAGCCAGCTTGTACCAATGGTATTTCTGTCAATTGACACTCGATCgttcggtgaaggaaaacaacgtgAGGAAAACCACATACCTGCAGAATGTCACGAatcaaatacagaaatctgaggcccagaccatAAAGGTGGTTTAAAAGCCAATGTGTTTTTCTTCTCAATAACTTGCCtcccattttttatttaatttaattttttaaattagtaattgattcattatattttattttattttaatgaatgccAAAGCTTTGGTGGATAGAGGTATTGCAACCAATTTGAATtctactgttacataaaataatgtatttcttttaaaataaataacaaatataagtaGTACAAGTGCTAATTTTACACATTGATGCTTCAGTTAAAATatgatcaaataaaaatataattttaatctatctatatataaatttctgCATACACATTTGTGTTACTGTaatgttgaataaaaaaaattaattcaaaaaattataccaAAATTATGTGAacaatatcatttttaaagacttaaaaataactaaccttTTCCTCCATTACTTGTCTATAGTAACTCAAAACCGTATTCTTGTCCTCCACCTCACTTCGCTCCACACACTCAAACATAGCGGCAAATGTTTGTGCATTAACAGCCACATCATTGTGAAGCATTTGTGATAGTACCGATTTTGCATTGCCCAGCTGCccctacaaatattttattaaatgtattaatttgtatCAACTTACTTGCTTAGAGTGCTACTTGCACCTCTAAGATTTGatctttaaaaattctaatcttagaaaatacaaattatacattttttcacTTGTTAAGTCAAGTGTAATCTGTTGCTGCATTGCAGCTATTTGTTACGAgcaaatatcaatttattccatgcatgaaatttataaaaaaaaatattaccaaggAAGCATGTCCATGTAagagaatgttgtatattttaacattattcacTTGTGGCAGTTGGGCATTCTTTGAACCTctcaacaaataatattttagaactCGATCAGCCTGAAAAACCATATTAGTCCTGAATAAATGTCTCCTTTTTTTCTTCACTTGTATGCAATCAGCCCTTTTATAAAagctataacattttataactttgTGGCAATTAGTTAATGCAAAACCACTGATTTGTTGTCCCTCCGTAACTCGGAAACTACCAAACTGTTGAGAGTCCTGCTCTTGTCTGCTGAAACATGCAGTTCACCGTTTCCAAGAGGCCCTAAGCTAGCTGATGTGCTGTGTGCTTCCTCGACTGTAGTATATTTATGGATTTAATTTATCTAAGTAAAAAGTTTTCACACACAATTTGTTGCCTCTCCTCAAAAATTTAGATTACATAGTGGTGTCAAACCTTATCTAACACAAAAAGATAAAGAGATGCGAAACCAGGGCAGTGTCCAAATTTTACTAATTAACCACATTACATTTCATTTGTGATTTATTTGGTTAAAGATGTGTCagataagaataaaaatagcaaattATTAGTGTAAGCTCATTTGGATTTTgcacatatattaattatttgtcaaatctataaatattattcctcTATAGAACTCAAAAATCTAATTCTTAAACTTATACTTAGATAAGGTCtcaataactataaaattatttaaatcaatgtttatcttttttttactgTAAGCTACATATGTCATATGTTCtgattattatagataatattatttatactcatTAGgattataacaaaatgtttttttttacctcAGCCACCATATTCAGTGAACAGAGAAGTTGCAAATGTGAAGACAATGTCCTTTGCAATCCTTCTTCTTTCCCTCTCCGCTCCAGTTCTTTTATATCTTCTTTCATGTTGATTTCCTGCACAGCTCTTCGCTTGTCACGTAGTTTTTTACGCTTGTCTTTCAAAGCTTTTTGCCTGCAGACAGGCATATCAtctcataattaaaaatatttaaaattgcatcAGTATCACCTTATTtgcataaatctttaaaaaatactagaaGATGCTGAATATTTATCCATTATAAAAAGCTCAAGACTACTTAAATACTTACGCTTTTTTAATATCCAAATTGTGTATTGCttcaatttttgaatttactaTATCATGACTCTGATTAATATCAGCTATCTCATTCTGCAGAGCTGGATCCTCACAAATTTCTTCTAGTGCTTGATGTGATAGACCCTGCAATCTATAAATATAGGTACTTAActaaaaatactaaacattGCAAACATAAATACagtaattttagtaaattagttgGTGATCTCTActgagaaagaaaaaaataactttcctTCTTTCTcatttactaattataaagaaaaacaactgTCTCAAAACTTACTGCAAAGTGCTCAAATGACCCATGAGTTCCTGATCATAATTATCCAACAGTTGATTATCTACGAACAGTTCTCGGAATACTGCATGTGGGCTCTTTGGAACTGGGTCTGAAGATTTAGATTCAACAGGCTCATTATAATCAAATTCTTGAGTTACACCTTCATTAATGGCATATCTAAGGTCCTGTAATCTTTGGTCAAATAATGTAGCTTTTCTAAAATCGTAATAACTCTGCTTGACCATATCATTATACTGTTTggttttaaatctattttctaTAGAAGTAATTTTgtgatttgtaaatattaatgcaCATTTATCATCTTCTAGATTAATTTCAGAtggtttctttaaaattttctttttcactGTCTCCAACAGCTCAGGATCAACTTCAATATTGTTTACTTTCTGTAAAGGCTTTGTCAGTTGATGCAGTTGTCCCAAAGAAACTGAACTTGATGCTAATTTCGATAAGTGAGAAGCATGTAATTTACTAATTGACACTTTTGATTCCAACatactcccatgatttactGTAAATTTAATGTCCAGTAAGCATAcacacaaaattatacattaacatcataaatatatttaccaaCCTTCTAAGAGTTCCCCATACTTTTTATAAGCtttgtgtttgatttttttcttatgaGTCTTAAGTGCACTGGCTGTTTTCGTTGATTGATGTCTTATAGAATAGACGTTTTCTACgacacaataaaaacaatcacGTTATGCAATactatatgatatatataggttatgattattaaattgttcaagtatattatgtatatatacagtgAAATCATAACTTATAatacacattatttataaagttaagaTGTAAATTACCTGGAGTAGAAGATGATTGTAGGATTTTTTGGCAAAATGAGCATTTTACCTCTGTAACCAATGAgtttttcaaaacataaagagaagaattatttaaaccttgtaaattgttttgatATATGTTCCGGGCCGAAACTAGCCGgtgcattttataaatattatgttaaagacctacataaaaaatattaaatcaatttctTCAAAAACCATGCGGAATTCTTATTTAGAAtctcaaatttataaacaccAAAACACGTGAAATAGTTAAGAGTAAGTACAGGATATAAATTGCTAAATGACAGTTATCAATGTTACCACAGACTTTGTAGCTTGCTCTCGATacttgatatttaatttaattttactatatcaGAATGATTAATCGCAAtaccattatattattatgactcTCTGTTTTAGGTCCATACTCTAATTCTTATCTTGAGTCACAATCTCGTCTTGTGAATGCAACGTAATGTCTATCTTGAAATACGAACGTCAAATATTCAATAGCCTCCCATTATTCATTCTCTGTACTCTTCCTTCAAAATTTTGAAGTCTGTACAAAagtcataatataaaaagttgaattaataatatttttatgtttgcaTGTATTGTGTACACGGATTGAACTCTAAAAttcctaaattaaattacgcagtattttactttatttaagcaGCTGTGTTCGAATTATGGAAGATAAAACATATATCAGTatgaaaaacttatttaattttctgcTTGTTCTAATTAGCTAATATCGTGGTGACTAatgattaacattttaattattatttcctgAAACAGGTAACGACGAGCTCAGTCTAAAACTCTTTAAGTTACGTTTCAAGTATGATTGGCtatttaagaaaaagaaaCAAGCTTGGAGGTaaggaatttttttaattagtttttaaatggaACATACGTTCACTtcttatttagttattaaattatatgttatgttaCCAGTCATCACTGTACAAATTCATGTTATTTAACCTTGAGCTTTGGTTATTACCAAAATAATTGGGGTCTAACTAGAAGGcatctacaattatttatttattttccttcacctcaTTGTGGGGTAATGGGATTCTACATAGTTTCCCATAAGATGTATCacatagtatatattttccacaaatatagaaatcaatatttatatatatatataatattttagattagtatgtattttatataaagtatacaaaacttttattttcagtGAATTTTATAAGATATTACTAGAAAATGGATTTCCAAAAGATATGCCTGTGTCATATATTAGGAAAAAGTGGACATATACCTATGATGTGAGTTACCATTGTCATATTATAagattcatttataaatataaatgctgtagttaaaatatactaatttaaaattcatatataaaattctatttatatcaCTTAAttctcataaaattaaaaaatgtcaaggtaaaaatacttatatttatgcATACTTTACCAGAAgccaaaaatttacaaattaaacacCTACTTGGCactaatttaaactttatatttaagtcAATAAAAAGATATTGGAGCAGATATGTTGAAATGACggtttttcataattttcttttatgttgTCATATGTTTGTACCATATAAAAAAGGGAGAATTTAGTGTAGgtcaatatttactttttcagTGTTACAAAATAGCAAAAAGGGATCATAATACTAGCTGGAAGTACTATAAAATGTTTGATAAACATTTTGGTAAAAAAGTTATCTTGGACCCAAAATACCAATCTtgtaagtttaaattatacttttttgcatagatataaattctaatttaGGGTGGTCACTTTTGTAAAATAAGGAAAAGGTTTCactcaaaaactacttttcTTCCATATGTGATTCTAAAATTACTACAAACTAAGCTACCTATATGTCAGTCATATAATGTCACATTTGTTCAATTATAGAACTAATTTGGACATGTACATATATCTGTTTGAATAGACCACaacaatgttatgttttatattgacAATTCATCAAAAGTCCATTTATCTGGATTTTAACTGTTACCTGTTTTCAGGGAATGACGAATGGcgtcttaaattaataatatgtataactgAAACTAAGCAAAtgaattttgataattttacaatGTGGAGGTaagaattaacaaaatatttaacaagttgtacataattgttatgaaattttaaatgtttttaaaaatgttaagttGATGAATGAcaagaatttataatttttatccaATGCGGGTTCCaatgttaaagaaatatattttagcatattgtaattattagaaTCAAAACCTTTTCTACTAccaaattttcatattaattgaaTGGACGAAATCTGATAACAGCTAAGGTCACGTGAAAACTTAAACGGACCCGGAAACTTATTCGTCGTCATGGTATGAATAAGCGATGCATCTCATTCGATGGTTGACAATATACTCGCAATAAGCAATAATGAAGTTTATAATTGACAGATTTCAAcccaattatattaatagaaaacaaatGCCTCCGATATGTGTAAAGATTGCTTAAGATAAATTCATAAACAGATAGCATTATTCAACCTTTTAGGTTAACCGTTTAGGTATTATCGTATTGACATATACTTTATACTTCAAACTATCGTAAAGTTCTTGTCAAGGCCTCCATTTTATGTATCACGGTTCGTTTAATTCCAAATAcgcattttttctttaataatgttatggcctggtaacgagacctttcaGCCATCTAAATACGCCATTACGCATGACCAAAACAATAGTTTttggtacataaaaaaatacattaatataaaataaattatttttatgtagaaCTGTGGAACAGGCTATGCGGTCCCAGGATATGCCGAGTGCATGTTGTGTTCAAGATATGAAGGGGCTCTGGCACCATTTGAAAATGacatttaatgtatgtataaacgGACtctaaaaatgaaaaaattaagaaaaaaactttaacttcTTATACGgcttgtttttgtaattttatatttgaattgcatgaaaatttattcataatttttttacattgaacattatattaggtccttacgtTTGAAATTGtagttttgtatgggaggaataAAATGTTAAGTCCTTCGAGCCGTTTTTGCAGCACTGGTATTCGTATTTAAAATCGTACTCGTAATAACGCGACATTTcatgtttttcattttataataagtgtgacaaaaaaaattaaattaatcatagttttcgaaaaacaaatgcacaCGTAAATAGctgtttaaattgaatttggaattcttGAACAAAGAGATGATTTTTGATATCAGAGTGGCCAGTACCACAAaacgtcaatttcatatgtagaCCTATTATTAACAacacagttttatttatactctGTAGTCATGATTTTGTGTAAATGTATAAGTgtactgattttttaaatcaaaataatactgTTAAGGAACCTTCGAGCAagtaataagaattatttaatacattacaaTTGGATAATGTTGATTTACTACATATTTTTACAGCGAAAACATaggctaaaattaaaaaaacaaaaatgcgATTGGGCTTTATATGATTGTATGTTGGATTATTTCAAGACGTCAGAACCGGAATATTTAGTAAGACTCGAAACATTGCCAGCAAGGGAAGTTCTAAAAACGTTATACAGGAAAGGTCATACAAAAGTCAATGACGAGAACGAAGATTCAAATTTT includes these proteins:
- the LOC123713052 gene encoding DNA-directed RNA polymerase, mitochondrial, which produces MHRLVSARNIYQNNLQGLNNSSLYVLKNSLVTEVKCSFCQKILQSSSTPENVYSIRHQSTKTASALKTHKKKIKHKAYKKYGELLEVNHGSMLESKVSISKLHASHLSKLASSSVSLGQLHQLTKPLQKVNNIEVDPELLETVKKKILKKPSEINLEDDKCALIFTNHKITSIENRFKTKQYNDMVKQSYYDFRKATLFDQRLQDLRYAINEGVTQEFDYNEPVESKSSDPVPKSPHAVFRELFVDNQLLDNYDQELMGHLSTLQLQGLSHQALEEICEDPALQNEIADINQSHDIVNSKIEAIHNLDIKKAQKALKDKRKKLRDKRRAVQEINMKEDIKELERRGKEEGLQRTLSSHLQLLCSLNMVAEADRVLKYYLLRGSKNAQLPQVNNVKIYNILLHGHASLGQLGNAKSVLSQMLHNDVAVNAQTFAAMFECVERSEVEDKNTVLSYYRQVMEEKGIQLNDLLDKSKFLFDQRETVLQAVRRIEPHFEPKYTPPPLDYDCPLLNKLKMDNIDERKGLFRSPAEDLLSFEDLKAKGAEQIAMEMNGEIDVENIAIKDEESASVRVYRELWNDAEKVWREVIKEAFLRNLGTLKSRSNASHSAITLYPYLKVLEVDEIVDLVMGEITKLVDGSETYSPTLKLLQRDLGAQVYNKYQIDQYKKNGVLEKTEKVYKKYCKWYLERFPLDDTGRAYNGRQAWQLIVHQNNMGASLDIEENPWSQEIRQNIGKFLYNIIINDIKIDVNLFKPKSKVKNLPAVYKVHRPWGRYYRLELKPHPVLIRLCAATSRPSLRMRTSLAPTVSPPTPWLTATAPAAYLLTGTPLVRMPIYVMSQMQRLREAPQADLYPVLDSLNQLGEVPWVINQPILDLQLKLFRSGGDKKLDIPPPASSLQLSEIEEPSNGSEASISYKRRIALNRARADMHSLWCDSLYKLSLANHYRERMFWLPHNMDFRGRVYAVGPHVSALGADASRALLMLARERPLGKRGLYWLKLHAINLTGTKKRSTVQERIEFADSIIDQILDSADNPLDGAGWWKNSEEPWQTLACCMEIAKAVRSPNPEEYMCGFPVHQDGSCNGLQHYAALGGDSSGASAVNLAPLDRPQDVYSEVAALIETMRVRDAEAGVQPAIVLDGFVRRKVIKQTVMTTVYGVTRFGARLQIAKQLKDIDDFPKEHVWSCSQYLTTKTFDSLREMFTSTKLIQDWFTDCAKLISGVCGESVEWRTPLGLPVLQPYYRRGNAATSPCAPPVDLHQRPCTMKQRNAFPPNFIHSLDSSHMMLTGLHCEAAGVTFVSVHDCFWTHPDTVDQMNQICREQFVALHSQPILNDLSDFMVKRYSYSENELKNGAVGISNKKRVNALLQKVPEKGDFDINSVLRSVYFFS